The window CGTCCACGGCCCCGGCTTCAGCAAGATTCTGCTGGGCGAAGACGAAGTGGACCGCTGGGAAAAGTACCTCGACCTCATGGTCACGAGCATCTTCATCAACAGCGGCCGCGGGTGCATCAACTGCTCCGGCATCTGGGCGCCGCGCCACACGCGCGAGATCGCCGACGCCCTCGCCCGGCGCCTGGGGCCCGTCCGGCCTCTGCCGCCCGAAGATCCCAACGCCTCCCTGGCCGCCTTCACGGTCAAGGCTCAGGCGGAGGCCATCGAGAAGGACATCGAAGGCGCCCTCCGCGAACCCGGCGTCGAGGACGTCACCGCCAAGTACCGCGACGGGGCCCGCTACGTCCCCCAGGAGCGCTGCGCGTACCTGCGCCCCACGATCCTCCACAGCGAGTCGCCCGACGCGGCGGCGGCCCACAAGGAGTACATGTTCCCCTTCGCCACGGTGGTGCGCTGCCCCCAGGAGCAGATGCTCGCCAAGATCGGGCCCACGCTCGTCGCCACCGCCATCACGCGCGACGAGAAGTTCCGCCGGGAGCTTCTCGACGCGCGCCATATCGACCGCCTGAACCTCGGGCCGATCCCCACGACCCAGCTCAACTGGCTCCAGCCGCACGAAGGCAACATCGTCGATTTCCTCTTCCGCAACCGCGCCCTCCAGACGGCTCCGATCGAGAACGGATCCCCCGGAGGGCCCACGGAGAAGCCCCGGTGAAGGCCGATCCCGCCGTCCGTCCCGCGCCCTTCGAGGTGCCGACCCGCACCCGCCTCGTCTTCGGCGCCGGAGCGGTGGACCGCCTGGGGGAGCTGGCCCGGGAACTCGGGGCCCGCCGGGCGCTGGTCGTGACCGACCCGGGCATCGTCGCGGCCGGACATCTCGCGCGCGCCCGACGGGCGCTCGAGGCGGCCGGACTCGAAGTCGCCGTCTACGAGGGCGCGCGGGAGAACCCCACGGAGTCGGACGCCGAAGCCTGCGCCGCTTTCGCCCGCCAGGCCCGTCCCGACCTCATCGTGGGCCTCGGGGGCGGAAGCAGCATGGACACCGCCAAGGCCGCCAACGTGCTTCTCGCCAACGGCCGGCGGATGCGCGACTACTGGGGCTACGGGAAGGTCCGAAAGCCCCTGCTCCCCCTCATCGCCGTTCCCACCACCGCCGGCACGGGAAGCGAGTTCCAGTCCTACGCCCTCATCAGCCACGACGAGACCCATCAGAAGATGGCCTGCGGCGACCCGAAGATCGCCGCGGCGGCGGCCCTGCTCGATCCGGAGCTGACGCTCTCCCAGCCGCGCCGCGTGACGGCCAACACGGGCATGGACGCCGTGGCCCACGCCGTCGAGACCGCCGTCACGAACAAACGCCACGAACGGTCCGCGCTCTGCGCGCGCGAGGCCTTCCGGCGGCTCGTCGGCGCGTTCCGGCGGGTTCTGGAGCATCCCGAGGACCTCGAGGCGCGGGCGCAGATGCAGCTCGGCGCCGCCTACGCCGGCATGGCCATCGAGCTCAGCATGCTCGGAGCGGCCCACGCGCTGGCCAACCCTCTCACGGCGCGCTTCGACGTCGTCCACGGCCAGGCGGTGGGGATGATGCTGCCCCACGTCGTTCGCTTCAACGCCGCCGACCCGGCCGCCCGGGACATCTACGGCGACCTTCTTGCCGCCGCGGGACTTGCGCCCGCGGACGCGGATCCGGCCGACGCCGGGGAGAGGCTCGCCGCGCTCCTCGAGGAGCTCCTGGACGCCGCGGGAATGCCCCGGCGCCTGGACGCGTTCGGAGTTCCCGCCTCGGCGGTCCCGGAGCTCGCCGCGGAGGCCGCCCACCAGTGGACCGCGCGCTTCAACCCCCGGCCCGTCGCCGCCGCGGACCTGGAAGCCCTCTACCGCCGGGCGCTCGGTACGCCCGCCGCGGCGACGCCTCCGCCGCCGGCCCCGGACGACGGCGAGTCCGACGTGGGCAATTACTTCGTCTCGAACTACCCGCCCTATTCCTTCTGGAAGCCCGAGCGCGCCCGGGAAGCCCTGGAGGCGTTCGAGGCGCCCTCCGCCCCGGGCGCCTCCCTCGGGGTCTACGTCCACATCCCCTTCTGCCGCAAACGCTGCCACTTCTGCTACTTCCGCGTCTACACGGACAAGAACGCCGAGGAGATCCAGCGGTATCTCGACGGCCTCGTCCGCGAGCTCTCGCTCCTGCGCGACCGCCCCGCGGTGGCCGGCCGGCGGCCGGACTTCGTCTACTTCGGCGGCGGAACGCCGTCGTACCTTTCGGTCCGGCAGCTTTCGATCCTGGCCGACCGGATGAAGGAACTTCTCCCCTGGGACCGCGCGGAGGAAGTGACCTTCGAGTGCGAACCGGGAACGCTGACCGAGGAGAAGCTCCGTTACCTCCGGGAGATGGGCGTGACGCGCCTGAGCCTCGGGGTGGAGCACTTCGACGAGGACATCCTGCGCCTCAACGGCCGGGCGCACGGGGCGGCGGACATCGACCGCGCGTACGGCCTGGCGCGACAGGCGGGCTTCCCCCAGATCAACATCGACCTCATCGCCGGCATGATGGGAGACACGGACGAGCGCTGGGACCGCGCGGTGGATCGGACGCTGGAGCTGCGGCCCGACAGCGTGACGATCTACCAGATGGAGATCCCGTACAACACGAGCCTCTACCAGGACATGATCGCCAAGGGGCTCGACGTCGCGCCGCTGGCGGACTGGAGGACGAAGCGCCGCTGGACGGCGCGGGCGTTCGAGCGCCTGGAGGCGGCCGGCTACGCCGTCACGAGCGCCTACACCGCGGTGCTCGACCCGGGCCGCACGCGGTTCGTCTACCGGGACCGGCTCTGGACCGGGGCGGACCTTCTCGGGCTCGGAGTGGCTTCCTTCGGCCACATCGGGGGCACGCACTACCAGAACGTCCACCACTGGGAACCGTATCTCGAGAAGCTCCGCGCCGGCGAGCTGCCCGTCTTCCGGGCGCTGCGGACCACGCCCGAGGAGCGGTTCATCCGGGAGTTCATCCTCCAGATGAAGCTCGGGCGGATCCGGCCGGACTACTTCCGCGCGAAGTTCGGAACGGACGTGCGGGAGCGGTTCGCCGGGCCCCTGGCGGAACTGCGGCGGCGCGGCTACCTCGAGGAGAACGGCACGGAGCTCCGGCTCCGCCGCGAGGGGCTTCTCCGGGTGGACCGTCTGGTGCATCTTTTCTTCCTTCCGGAGCATCGCGATGCGCGCTACACCTGACGGACGGGACTGGGACGCGATCGTCGTGGGCGGGGGCCCCGCGGGTTCGACCGCGGGGGCGGTCCTGGCGCTCCACGGCCGCCGGGTGCTCCTCCTCGAAAAGGAGAAGTTCCCGCGCTACCACATCGGCGAGTCGCTCATGCCGTACTGCTACTTCCCGCTGGAGCGCGTGGGCATGGTGGAGGCCATGAAGGCCTCCTCCTTCCCGAAGAAATACAGCGTCCAGTTCGTCAGCATGGACGGGCGGGCGTCGCAGCCGTTTTACTTCTTCCAGCACTTCGATCATCCGGCGGCCCAGACGTGGCAGGTGCTGCGGAGCGAATTCGACCGGATGCTCCTCGAGAACGCCCGCGCCAAGGGCGTCGAGGTGCGCGAGGAAACGAAGGTCCTGGAGCTCCTGCGCGAAGGAAACCGCGTGGTGGGCGTCCGGGCGGCGCCGAAATCGGGCCGGCCCTACGAGGTCCGCGCCCCCGTGACGATCGACGCCAGCGGCCGCGACGGCCTGAGCGTGCACCGGCAGCACTGGCGGGTCAACGATCCGGTGCTCCGGAAGACGGCGCTCTGGACGTACTACCGGGGAGCCAAGCGCGACCCGGGGCTCGACGAGGGCGCCACGACCGTCGCCTTTCTTCCCTACAAGGGCTGGTTCTGGTACATCCCCCTCCCGGACGACATCGTCAGCGTCGGAATCGTGGCCGATCCGGATTATCTTTTCGGGGAAACCAAGGACCGGGCCGCGGTCTTCGACCGCGAGGTCGAGCGGAATCCCTGGGTGAAAGACCACGTGGCGCCGGGACGGCGGGTGAACGCGCCGGGACTTTCGGAAGGACCGTTTTACACCACGAGCGAATGGTCCTACCGGTCGCGCTACGGCGCGGCGGACGGGCTGGTCCTGGCGGGGGACGCGTTCGGGTTCCTCGATCCGGTCTTCTCGTCGGGCGTTTTCCTCGCCCTCAAGAGCGGGGAGCTCGCCGCCGACGCGGTCCACGCGGCGCTGGCGGCGGGGGACGTTTCCGCGGAACGCTTCCGGGAATACGGCGCCACGATGTCCCGGGGCATGGAGGCCATGCGGAAGCTGGTCTACGCTTTCTACGACCACGAGTTCCACATGCGGGAATTCGTGCGTCAGTATCCGCACCTGCGGGGGGACGTGACGGACTGCCTGATCGGCAACCTCTTCCGGGACTTCACGGATCTGTTCCGGGCGGTCGGCGAGTTCGCGCGCCTGCCGGAACCTTCGGGGTGCGGAAGCCCGTTCGTGGCCGCCGGGGCGTGAGGGCGGTCCGCCGTTGACGCTCTTCGCCCGCGGGGGTTAGAATGCGCGGCGCCATGGAAGCGCGGCGCGGCCGGACTCCTCCCTCGTCTCCCCGCCGGCGGCTCTTCAGCGTCGGGGAGTTCCACGCTCTGAGCCGGGCGGGCATCCTCCGCGAGACCGACCGCGTGGAGCTGATCCGGGGGGAAATTCTGCGGATAAGTCCGATCGGAAGTCGGCACGCGGCCTGCGTGGATCGCCTGACCCGCAACCTCGTCGTCCAGGTCGGCGCGAGGGCCATTGTGCGGATTCAGAATCCACTGCGTCTGGGAAGCCGGTCGGAAGTTCAGCCGGATATTGCCCTTGTCCGGCCTGCACGGGATTTCTACGCCAAGGCTCATCCGGACCCCCGGGATGTCCGTCTTTTGGTCGAGGTCGCGGAGCAAGCGGAGATCGAGCGGCGGGTGAAGATTCCGCTCTATGCGGATCATCGGGTTCGCGAGGTGTGGCTGGTGGACCTGGGCCGCGGCCTCGTGGAAGCGTACTCCCGCCCCGCCGAAGGAAGGTACCGCGACATCCGCCGGGAAGGGCCTGAGGGCGTTTTGAAGCCGCGCGCGCTTGGGGGAATCTCCGTCGCCGTGAAGGACCTTCTCGGATAATTCGGCGAGGGCTGCGCGATGCCTTCCGAGTTCCGCATGACCCATCGGGTGGAGTTCGCCGACACCGACATGGCGGGGATGGCCCATTTTTCGAGCTATTTCCGGTACATGGAGGTGACGGAACACGCCTTCATCCGGAGCCTGGGGTTTTCGATCGACATGGGACCGCGCTTCAAAGTGGGCTGGCCGCGCGTCCACGTGGAATGCGACTACGGGGCGCCGCTGCGGTTCGAAGACGAGGTGGAGGTCCATCTTCGGGTGCGGGAGAAGCGCGAGAAGGCGATCACGTACGATTTCACGTTCCGGCGGGTCCGGCCCGAGCCGGCGGTCGAGGTGGCGCGGGGGGCGATCACGACCGTCTGCGTGGCGCGGGACGAAAACGGCCGGATGACGGCGGTGCCGATTCCCCAGGAGGTTTCGCGCATGATCGAGGTGGCCCGATGACGTCGCAGCAGGCCCAGCCGGGGATGGCGTGGCTCGGGTTCGCTCTTCTGACGGTGGCGGCGTGGGGAGTGTACGGCGTGTGCCTTCATGCCGGCCAGGTGGCGATGGGCGATCCGGCCCACG of the Planctomycetota bacterium genome contains:
- a CDS encoding iron-containing alcohol dehydrogenase, translated to MKADPAVRPAPFEVPTRTRLVFGAGAVDRLGELARELGARRALVVTDPGIVAAGHLARARRALEAAGLEVAVYEGARENPTESDAEACAAFARQARPDLIVGLGGGSSMDTAKAANVLLANGRRMRDYWGYGKVRKPLLPLIAVPTTAGTGSEFQSYALISHDETHQKMACGDPKIAAAAALLDPELTLSQPRRVTANTGMDAVAHAVETAVTNKRHERSALCAREAFRRLVGAFRRVLEHPEDLEARAQMQLGAAYAGMAIELSMLGAAHALANPLTARFDVVHGQAVGMMLPHVVRFNAADPAARDIYGDLLAAAGLAPADADPADAGERLAALLEELLDAAGMPRRLDAFGVPASAVPELAAEAAHQWTARFNPRPVAAADLEALYRRALGTPAAATPPPPAPDDGESDVGNYFVSNYPPYSFWKPERAREALEAFEAPSAPGASLGVYVHIPFCRKRCHFCYFRVYTDKNAEEIQRYLDGLVRELSLLRDRPAVAGRRPDFVYFGGGTPSYLSVRQLSILADRMKELLPWDRAEEVTFECEPGTLTEEKLRYLREMGVTRLSLGVEHFDEDILRLNGRAHGAADIDRAYGLARQAGFPQINIDLIAGMMGDTDERWDRAVDRTLELRPDSVTIYQMEIPYNTSLYQDMIAKGLDVAPLADWRTKRRWTARAFERLEAAGYAVTSAYTAVLDPGRTRFVYRDRLWTGADLLGLGVASFGHIGGTHYQNVHHWEPYLEKLRAGELPVFRALRTTPEERFIREFILQMKLGRIRPDYFRAKFGTDVRERFAGPLAELRRRGYLEENGTELRLRREGLLRVDRLVHLFFLPEHRDARYT
- a CDS encoding NAD(P)/FAD-dependent oxidoreductase; the encoded protein is MRATPDGRDWDAIVVGGGPAGSTAGAVLALHGRRVLLLEKEKFPRYHIGESLMPYCYFPLERVGMVEAMKASSFPKKYSVQFVSMDGRASQPFYFFQHFDHPAAQTWQVLRSEFDRMLLENARAKGVEVREETKVLELLREGNRVVGVRAAPKSGRPYEVRAPVTIDASGRDGLSVHRQHWRVNDPVLRKTALWTYYRGAKRDPGLDEGATTVAFLPYKGWFWYIPLPDDIVSVGIVADPDYLFGETKDRAAVFDREVERNPWVKDHVAPGRRVNAPGLSEGPFYTTSEWSYRSRYGAADGLVLAGDAFGFLDPVFSSGVFLALKSGELAADAVHAALAAGDVSAERFREYGATMSRGMEAMRKLVYAFYDHEFHMREFVRQYPHLRGDVTDCLIGNLFRDFTDLFRAVGEFARLPEPSGCGSPFVAAGA
- a CDS encoding Uma2 family endonuclease, whose amino-acid sequence is MEARRGRTPPSSPRRRLFSVGEFHALSRAGILRETDRVELIRGEILRISPIGSRHAACVDRLTRNLVVQVGARAIVRIQNPLRLGSRSEVQPDIALVRPARDFYAKAHPDPRDVRLLVEVAEQAEIERRVKIPLYADHRVREVWLVDLGRGLVEAYSRPAEGRYRDIRREGPEGVLKPRALGGISVAVKDLLG
- a CDS encoding thioesterase family protein; translated protein: MPSEFRMTHRVEFADTDMAGMAHFSSYFRYMEVTEHAFIRSLGFSIDMGPRFKVGWPRVHVECDYGAPLRFEDEVEVHLRVREKREKAITYDFTFRRVRPEPAVEVARGAITTVCVARDENGRMTAVPIPQEVSRMIEVAR